A stretch of DNA from Halobacillus litoralis:
TATTTATCCGAAATTACCCGTCCTCCTTTGACGACTGTTGATATTCACATTCATGGCCTAGGCAGCCAGGCAGCCAAGTGTCTGATCGAAAAGGTGAAAAACAAAGAGGAACCAGCGAAACGGATTATTGTGCCATTCGATATCAAATATCGTTCCTCCACAAAAAGAAATCAAACCACAGCTGGAAGGCTAACCTTCCGGCTGTGGTTTTTTTGTTGGAAAGAGAAAAGTTGTACGGTAATAATGTAAGAAAATGTAAGACCTAGTCACCTATGTCTTATATCCCTCCGCACTTGGCTGTGGTTTGTGTGGCACTCAGTATCGGTGTGGCCATGCTATCCGGTCTCAAGCCAGCCAAAAAAGCAACGCGCATTGATGTAGTGAGCGCTTTAAGAAGAGATGTATAAGTGTGGATTTTACATCCATTTATTGTAAGGCCTATTGTAAGACCAGGTCATCCAAATATTGGATGACCTGGTCTGTATATAATTTCCTCCTTCTTTTTTCCTTGATTTTTTGCATGTTTGCTCAATCTTCGGTACTCTAGTAGAGTTGAACGTTTATGAATTAAGAGAGGGATTTATATGAGTAAGGTAAAAAGAAATGACCCATGTCCGTGTGGAAGTGGGAAGAAATATAAGAAATGCTGCATGAATAAAACAAATGAAGGTGTGGGGTCAACAAGCCTTCATGAAGAGTTGAAAGGGCACTATAGTCACTTTATGGCCTATGTGAACCGTAACTATCCGAATGTTACGCCTAACGAAGAGCGTGAAACGCATGAGGAAGAAGTAGAAGCGGCTTTCCGTATGGTACAAGGTGTATTTATGGAGCGGCAAGAAGATGGAACAACGCTTTACGACGAATTCTTTGAAAAGAAACAGGACAAAATCGTCCGTCCAGCCACTCTAGCGTCTATGGAAGCATGGAAATCACCACTTGCAAGTGTTTTCCGTATCCAGGAGATTCAGTCCGAGCAAACCGTTATGGTTGAAGATGTGTGGAGCGGTCTAACGTACGAAGTGAAGCGTGACGGTATTCCATTGAAAGAAGAAAATTATTCGCACATGCCGTATGTGATTGGAGTTGTTCTTAAATGGGGACCAATCTTCAATTTTGTACCGCTTGCGATTCCAAACTATGAGGAATCCTACCAAACTTTCAAACAGACGATCGAGGAGAAATTCCAACAAGCTGGATATGAATCCATCCACGCCTACATGCAGGCAACACTTATTGAGCAGTTGAAAAACTGGATGTATATGAATAGTTCTGAAGAATCCTCGGAAGACCAAGAGGTGCAGGAAACAGAAACTCCAGCTACCGGGGAGGATGAAGTGCTCGGCCTTGTCGACAATGAGCTGAAAACAGAACCAACTTTTGAGAGGTTGCGTGAAGCTTGGCTTTCTTATAAACAGGAAGAAGATCCGACGTTCCGCAAACCGGAAGTGGTGTCTGCTGCGCTTGAACACATCTATCGTACTTCTGAAGAGTTCCGCACAGAACCCGAGAAGGTGACGAAAAAAGCAGTAGCGACGAAATATGATGTTAGTCCGAGCAGCATGAGTAAGCGGATTACTCAGCTGAAAGAATTTATCGAAGGTTGATCATTTTTAAGCTTAGAGCAAAGTGCTCTAAGCTTTTTTTGTAGGGATGCTGATAAATGTTTGAAACTCACTGTTAAAAGTTCGAAAGTCACTGTTAAAAGGCTAAAACTCACTGATAAAATTCATGAAGCCACCGATAAATTCTCAAAGTCGCTAATAAAATTCCAAAACCCGCGAATATAATCCTGAAAGTCGCTAATAAACCTCTGAAAGGTGCTAATAAATTCCCGAAACCTGCTAATATCCTTCCACCCAAGATTCATTTCCTCTTTTGGAATAAAAAACCTGAACTCAGCAAAAACTCTTCCTATACAAAAGAGGAGGGAAAGGTATGGATAAACATGAGCAAGGACCAGGAGGAGCAGAGGATCAGCGTTTTTCTGAAGAAGAAAACGAAAAGACATTAACGACGAGACAGGGGCATCCTGTCCGCACCAATCAAAATTTGCGTACGGTCGGTAATCGCGGACCAGCGACGCTTGAGAATTATGATTTTATAGAGAAAATCTCTCACTTTGATCGTGAGCGGGTTCCTGAGCGAGTCGTGCATGCCCGGGGTACCGGAGCGCATGGATACTTTGAGACGTATGGGAAAGTAGGGGAGGAGCCTGTGGAGAAATATACGCGGGCGAAGGTGTTCTCTGGTGCTGGAAAACAAACGCCTGTCCTCGTGCGTTTTTCTACCGTGACGCATTCAGCCGGGTCTCCGGAGACGTTACGTGATCCGCGTGGGTTTGCGGTGAAGTTTTATACAGAAGACGGGAACTGGGATTTGGTGGGAAACAACTTGAAGGTCTTCTTCATCCGTGATGCGATGAAGTTTCCGGATCTGATTCATTCCTTCAAGCCGGACCCTGTCACGAACATCCAGGATAGTGAGCGGATTTTCGACTTCATCAGTCAAACGCCTGAGGCGATGCATATGGTGACATTCCTTTTCTCCCCGTGGGGAATTCCGGCAAATTACCGGCAGATGCAAGGTTCGGGTGTAAATACGTATCGCTGGGTGAATGAAGAGGGCAAAGCTGTCCTCGTGAAATACCACTGGGAGCCTCTGAAGCACGGAATCAAAAATCTGACGCAGGAAGAGGCGAACGAAATCCAGGGTGAAAATTTCAATCACGCTACACAGGATTTGTACGAAGCGATTGAAAGTGGAGATTTTCCAGAGTGGGAACTTTGTGTTCAAATCATGGATGATCATGAGCATCCGGAACTCGATTTTGATCCTCTTGATGATACGAAAATCTGGCCGGAGGATCAGTTTCCATTTTTGAAGGTAGGAAAAATGGTGCTTAATAAAAATCCGGACAATCACTTCAATGAAATCGAGCAGGCGGCCTTCGGTACAGGGGTGCTCGTGGACGGGCTCGACTTTTCCGATGACAAAATGCTTCAAGGCCGTACGTTCTCTTATTCCGATACGCAGCGCTATCGGGTGGGGGCGAACTATCAGCAGCTGCCGGTGAACGCACCGAAGAAACATGTGGCCACTAACTATGAAGGTGGGAACATGTCTTATTTTACAGATCGTCCAAAAGACGCGAATCCACATGTGAATTATGAACCTTCGTCACTAAATGGGTTGGAAGAAGCCACACCGAAAGCGAAACCGCATCAGCCTTATACAGAAGGCAAGTTGAAGAAAGAGCCGATCGATCGCGAAAATAACTTCAAGCAAGCTGGCGAGCGTTACCGCCTTTTCAAAGACTGGGAGCGGGATGATTTGATCATGAACCTCGTTACTTCCCTCAAACCATGCCAGCCTCACATCCAGAAGAAAATGATTTCTCTTTTCTCCCAATGTGATGAGGATTATGGTAAAAGAGTAGCCGAAGGGCTTGGGATGAATGCAGGGAATATGAACGCAGAAGTAGCGGATGAAATAACTCCGACCAAAGGAAAGCTGCCGAAAAAAGGAGGCTCTCCAATCGGAAGTGCAGGAGCTGCGGATGCTGTTGAGCAAGCGCAGGAAAAAGGACACGAAGCGGATCCGTATTGATCTTGTAAGCCTGACTCAAATAAGAGTCAGGCTTTTCTTTTTTTCTACTCCCGTGCATAAGGTAAGTAGGGGAGGGGATCACATGAAACGCAGCCGTTCACCAATGATAATCATCTTTGTTTTAGGCTTGATTCTTATCCTTGCCATTGTCCTCACCATTTTCTTCATGACACGACCTGGCCAGCGTGCAGAAAGTACCATTGAGCAGTTTTATCTGCATGAACAACAAGGGAAGTTCTCCGATTCGTGGGAGCTTTTTCACTCCCAAATGAAAGAGAAATTTACAAAAGGACACTACATACAAGACCGTGCGCACGTGTTCATGAATCACTTCGGCGTCGAAAGCTTTGAATTTGTGATGGGGGATTTGAAAAAAATTGATCAATGGACCATGGAGAAAGGGGCTAAGCCTCTATCGCCCGTTTATCAAACGACTGTGATTCAAACCTATAAAGGAAAGTACGGTCTTTTCCGCCTGCATCAAGATGTTTATGTGGCCGAAGAGAAAGGGGAGTGGAAGATACTATGGGATTATCATAAATAACAAAAAGCTTCCTACGCTTAAGTAGGAAGCTTTTTTGTCATGCGGCTTCGTTCATGGCTTGCATCCGTTTCACCGTTATTTGGTATTCGTTTTGGGGGTCAAAAATGAAAATATATTCCCCGTCTGCTTCGGGTGTGAAGCGGAGGTTATCGCCTTCGAGCCATTCACCGTCACGGACAAATTTATATTCCACCGTTTCTCCTGCTGTCAGTTCAATCGGCTCACTTTTCCAAAGGGCATCCTGTTCATCGAAGGTCAGCATGTTGTCATCACTGGACCAATCGAACGGGGCAGATCCACGCAAGACGACCTTGTTGTATTTCTTTTCTTCTGAAGGCGCCTCATAGCGCAGCTTCCCTTTGACATCATAAATGGCAACAGAAGCTGCTTCGCTTGTCATCTCAAGCTTGCCTTTATGACTCTTCAGTTTTTCTTTTTCAAGAAGGGAAGTGAGTTGCACTTTGTTTGGTGTCTGTTGATTGTAAAGGTCAATGATATCCAGCTTCCGTTCCTCTTCGCCGAGGTTCATGACGACAAGCACTTTGTCCTGTGGCACGGAACGTTCAAACACGAGGACGTCATCATCAGAGTAGATGATGTTGAAATCTCCATGCGTTAAGGCAGGCTGGTCATTTCTTGCATCAATCAACGTCTTGTAATGGGAGAGAATATCCTCGTTCTGTTTTTCTTCCTCCCAAATCATCATCTCACGGTAATAGCGGTCTTTCCATTCGTCCACACTGTTATGATCAGCGCTTTGGGACAAGCCGACCTCATCTCCATAGTAGATGATTGGTGCGCCAGGTAACGTAAACTGAAGAGCAGCCGCGTTTTTCAATGTGTCTTCGTTCCCATCCGCTTCGAACAAAAAGCGCGGCATGTCGTGACTATCTAAGAAGGTTGCCGCAACGAATTCATCCCCATAAGTCCCGAAGGTCTCTTCGAGTGAGGACGCTAGTGCGTTTACGGAACCATTTTGAATGAAGGCATTCGTCATAGCTGAATGCGTCTCAAAATCGATCGCTCCATCCAATTTCCCTTTGTAAGAAGAAATGGTGTCAAGATTGTCCCACACTTCTCCGAAGATGAAGGCATCTTCATCGAGCGATTTTACTTTATGACGGAAATCAACCCAGAAGCTTTGGCTTGGACCTTTGGCATAATCCAGGCGGAACCCGTCAACTCCGATTTCATTCATCCAGAACGGAACGACTTCATCGAGCATATATGCGCGCGTTTCCGGGTTGTCGTTGTTCAACTCAGGAAGCTCTTGAATCCCGTAAAATGTCTCATATTCATTCGGGTAATTCGTAAATGTGTACCAATCATAGTAAGGGCTGTCCGGACCTTTTTCTAAAGCATCCTGGAAAAAGTCGTGCTGATCGGATGTGTGGTTTGGCACAAGGTCATAAACAACTTTCATGTCACGTTTGTGCGCTTCAGTGACAAGTTCCTTCATGAGCTGGTTGCTGCCAAAACGAGGATCGATGTTCATAAAGTCTGTCGGATGATACCCGTGAGAGTAGGGGCCTTCATAAATCGGTGAAATCCACAGTGTATTCACACCAAGATCCTCGATATAATCCATTTTTTCAAGAACACCTTGAAGGTCGCCGCCCATCCAGCCTTTCAGCTGCTCATCGTAGGGCTGTTCAGGGTTTACAGACGTATTGTTCTCTGTACTTCCATCACGGAAACGATCCACGAACACTTGATAAATGACCGCTTCTTTCGCCCATTCCGGAGATTCATAAGTGTCTACATAATAAGCGAACTCTGTAGCTTCATCAGAACTCAACACATTGTTATCGGCAAATTGAGAGCCGTCACTGTTGGAGTTCCAAACATCGAGTTTATATTTTACGCGAGTTTCTTTTTTCTGAGAGGGAATAACACCTTCCATGATTGATGTTTTCAATCCATCGGCATTCTCAAACGTATCTGTCACTTGTAAAGGAACGGTTTGTCCATTAAAAGCTTCTCCTCGTTTTCCATCAGGAGTGGTACCGTCCATCGTGTAATAGATCGCCCCTTTGTCGATCGGTCCAAAGTGCTGGACTTCGACTTTAACCGTTACATCATCACGATGATCCGGAACGTATGGGGTATGGTTATAATCGTGAGTGACCGATTGGGCGACAGGTACTTTCTTCCACTGGGTGACCGTGTCTTCTTTGGTATCGCCGGATGTGGATAATGTTACTGTTCGAGGTTCGTCGAGGTCTTCCTTATAAGACTCCCCGGCAAGGCTGTAAAAATAAGAAACTTCTTCGCCTGATTGTCCTACAATTTTAGTCGTGTACGTATTTTCAGAGGTTTTCGTCATAGGCGCGGCTGTGTAATGAAAGCCATTTTTGCTTGAAGCGACTGTAGGTGTTACCCACTCAGGGGTTCCCTCAGGTGCGGTTAGCTCAAGCTCCACACTGGCTTCGTAAGTATCAGCGAGACGGATGTCCACTTTGCGTTCGTCTTCCGGGTGAAAAGCAAAAATGTACTCCGCATCTTGAGGAGCAGTGTATGTCAAATTCGCTCCAGGCATCCAATTTCCATCATAAACAAACTTGAACTCTGTTACTTTTCCACCTTCCAAAGGAATCGGCTCACTGAGCCATACTCCCTCCTCGGCATTGTAAGTCAGAGGGTTGTTATCCGAACTCCAATCTAAGGTTTCAGCGTTTCCTCGCAAAACAACATCATCGTACGTCTTTGCATCTGCATAGGTTAATGCAACCGGTTGCGCAAATGACAAAAATAAAAGCGCGATACCGATCAGCCATATCCAACGTTTTTGAATCAAACGAATCCCATCCTTTCAAAATTTTAAGTGAAATCGCTTTCATATTAAAGGAGTGGATAAAGATTGTCTATAGGGCGATAGGATTAATTGTCTGAAAAGAAAGAAAAGTCCCGCTTACTCCAAGAGCAAACGGAACAAGTAGACCCCTATTTTTACATATTCGGTAAACGTCATTCTGCTTTCATCTTCTGTCATTCCATCAGAAGGATTGAAGAAAGAAGAGTCAAAGGAGTAGCCCAACTCTATTTGGTCGTCATAAATATCATCAAATGTCATTTTCGTACGCCGGGAATGGTAATCGCTGGTCACAACCAGGGCAGAACTAAAACCTTCTTCTTCCATTATATTTTTAGATAGAGTGGCATTTTCGTATGTACTGGTAGCAGAAGGTTCTTCAAAAATCGCGCCTTGAGGGACTCCCATACTCATGGCTTCCTCTGGTGTTGTTCCACTTTCCGTCGAATTCGTTAAAATCATATGATCTGCCAAACCTTCATTGAATAGATCGACCGCATGCTCAAGGCGTTCCCCATTTCCACTCAAAACAACAATCGCATCATATTCTGAAGAGGAGTCCAGGGAATCTTCAGCCATAAGAAATTCTGGTCCCAACAGAAGAGGTGTCATCACTCCTGCTGATAGGAATAGAATGAATATTAGGAAGGACGTAAGGATGATCTTTTTCGTTTTCTTTATATGAGATGCCATAAAAAACCCCCAATTTTTGTATAACTCCATAATCTTGTATATATCTCTGGAGAAATTTATTAAACCTACTATTGTTTTACTTGTATAATCTTGTCGAATTTAGTAACATATATTGTAAAAGTTTTGTTTGAATTGTTTGTTAATTTATTGTAAAGTTTATTCAAAATACGAGGAAGAGAAAGGGTAGAGAGATATGATACAACCTGATGATCGCATTGCCACTCCAGGGCAAATCGTAACGTTTGAGAGAAATGACATCATTTTCAAAGGAAGGGTCATTCCGAGTCAATGTCAGCAATCCGTTATTGTAGATTTGACGATTATGGATAACTTAGATGAAATCGATTTCGAGTATGATCGAACGGTTGTGGCTCATACCAATTATCGTATTATAGAAGAATAGCACAAATACCCTTTCCTATAAATGGAAAGGGTATTATTTTGGTTAAATTACTTGGTTAAATATTCCTTTATAATTAATAATTACTAGTCCCATGTGCTGTTTCGGGCATACGGATTTACAGATATATTAATAGAAGGAAAAGAAATTGCGTACGATTGATGAGAGGGTGTAGTCATTTGCCGCAATTAACCAAACTATTATTAGAACATAAAGAATTGACATTACGTGCACGTTACAGTGTTCGTATCGATCGAACGATTGTGATTGAACCTTTGAGACAGTTGACCGAAGATACGTTTAGAAATGTACTGAACAAGAAAAGTGTACATAAGATTGCCATTATGAACGCAGATAATGCATCTATAGAAAAGTATGAAGGGCCATTTCGATTCTGCCGAATGAATGGCATCCTCATTTTTAAACCAATGGCATGAAAAAAGGACTTCCTCTAATGGAAGTCCTTTTTTTTGACTCAATTGAAAGAGTCATCATAGGTTTTGTCTTCAGCTTCAGGTACGGGTAGATCTAATGATTTCTTCAACTCGCGTTTCGTTTCTTCAAGACTTTCTTCATTGGGGACAAAATAATACAATCCGTCATTAAGACGTTTATTTTCACCGTCTATTTCCGAAGTGTCCACGGAAGTACGATCGGAAGAGAAGGCTTTTCTTAAACTGAGCATCTCACCAGGGGTTAGGTTTGTGCTTACGTTTTCTCCTATGACATCTTTCATTTCGCCTACTTTAAATAGTGTACCTGGAGACAAAGCTTCATTAATGCTGGCCTTAATAAACTGTCTTTGCCTTTCATCTCTCGTATAGGATACGGCTACATCACGCTTTCTCATCCTTACAAAAGCGAGTGCTTCTTCCCCATCCATTTTCATTGGACCTTCTTCAAATTCGATCTTTTTATAGTAATCTATGCTGCTTCGTTCCCAGAAACCTTCTTTGACATCAACCGTCACTCCACCGAGGAGATTGACAATTTCAATGAAACCCTCAAAGTTGACGGTGGCATATTTATCAATAGGGATCTCTAACAAATCTTCGACGGTTTCTACGGTCAATTTTTCTGAGCCGTACCCTGTCACTTCACCTAATGTGTAGGCAGCGTTGATTTTGTGAGAACCGGCATATTTCTGGCGTACTTTTGAAGCGGGGATCTCCACGAGTGTGTCCCTTGGGATGCTCGTCATCGTCATTTTATTTGTGTCAGGATCAAGGGTTAATACAATTTGGGTATCTGCGCGACCGGCTTTTCCGTCTGTGGAATAATCCTCTACGCCCATCAAAAGGATGGAAATCGGATCTTCCAGGGCATCAACCGCTTCTTCTCGTAGATCTGATTTATCTCCTCGATCCAGACCTTCATAGGCAGCGGTGTACACTTGGGTCACATAGTAAAAACCTCCGCCAGCTATTAAGGTTATTAAAAACAATAGAGCCGCGATCAGACGTATCTTCTTCTTCTTTTTACGTCTGCGCACTCGTATGATTCTTTTCGTCAAAATAGAACACCTCAATTTCTAACCTCTCGATTATCTATTTTACCACAGTTGGAAACATCCGATAGATACGCATCTTTTGTCGGATAATTTGTAAAACAGCTGTTATAAATAGTCGTTTTTTCACGTGTCATTGGGAACATTTACATTTTTTTACGGAAAATAAATATAAAATCTATTCTGAATTTTATATACTAGACCTGATTGATATTAAAGACAAAGGGGATGCCTTGTGAAAAAACTATTACATTTGTTGTTAATCGTATCATTAGTTTTCAGCTATGCTGTTATACCTACTTCTTCAGCAAAAGCTGAAGGGATGGACGACCTGATTATTTCTGAATACGTAGAAGGTTCGGGTTTTAACAAAGCATTGGAGATCTACAATGGTACCGGTGAAGATGTTGACCTATCCGCGTACACATTGGAGCTATATTCCAATGGTAGTGTGGAATCATCTCGAATGGAATCTCTAACTGGAACACTGGCTTCAGGAGATGTGTATGTGGTGTCTGATAGTCAGGCTGGCGAAGAAATTCAGTCTGTTACAGATCTGACTAGTAGTGTGACAAGCTTTAATGGGGATGATGTCTTAGTTTTAAAAAATGAGAATGGCGTCACACGGACAGCATTGGACAGGTAGGCGGTAGTGATATTTTTGGTAAAGATGTCACCCTCGTAAGGCAGCCGGAAGTGATGACTGGCGACCAGGACCCTAACGATGCCTTTCAGGTAAGTGAAGAATGGGATACGTACGCAAAAGACACCTTCGACTATCTTGGAAGCTACGACGTACCTGAGGAAGAAGAAGTCGAGTTACAAACGATAGCCGAAGCTCGTGCTATGGATACCGGAGCAACTGTACGCGTGGAAGGAATCGCAACAGCAGCTTTCGAAGCGGGTGGACAGACGAACCTTTACATACAAGATGAAACAGCTGGCATCATCGTCCGTGCCCCAGGTCTCAATATCCAGGTGGGGGACCGTGTAGAAGCTCAAGGGGAAAATAGCGATTATTATGGAATGGCTCAAATTTTATCTTCTTCAGCTAATGTAGAAGTTGTAGAAAGTTCAGCCGGAGTTCCTGATGCTCAAGAAGTCAACAGCTCTGCCTTCACCGGTTCCAATGGAGAAGCAATTGAAGGGGAGTTTGTACAAGTAAATCAAGTAGAAGTTATCGACAAAAATGAATTTGGTGATTTTACTGTTCAAGATGAACAAGGAACTTTTGTGGTTCAACCTCAAAACGAAGACTTGTTAAGCGTAGGGGATACGTTTGAACAAGTAAAAGGTGTAGTGGATTACAATTACGGGGAGTATAAGCTGCTTCCTCGTTCACAATCTGATTTGATTGAAAAAGTATTCGCTGTTACCGCAAATCCTGCTTCAGGATCAGTGGTGCAGGGAACAGAAGTTACGTTGAATACAGCAGAGCCAGACGCCACTATTCATTATACGGTAGATGGTTCTGAGCCAACTGCCGAAAGTACGGAATATGAATCACCGATTTTGATTACGCAAGATACCGTCGTTCAAGCAGTTGTTGTTCGGGCAAACGGCGAAACGAGTGAAGTCGCTTCTTTTGAATACAAGGCATTAAAAGCATTGGATGACGTTGAGATCCATGATATTCAGGGAGCCGCTCACACGTCTCCGTATGAAGGACAAAACGTTAAAGGTGTTGAAGGAGTTGTTACGAAGCTCGATGGAAACAACGGTTTCTATGTTCAATCTTTGAATCCTGATGACGATATTGCCACATCAGAAGGAATTTATGTGTATAAGCGTTCCTCTGGTGTAGAAACCGGTGATGTCGTATCTGTGAACGGAAAAGTTACCGAATGGCGTGAAGATGGCTACTCTGATGCAGCCGATCTACTAACGACACAAATGAGCGCCAGTGAGGTTACGGTTCTCTCTTCTGGGCAGTCTTTACCTGATCCTGTTGTCATCGGTGTGGACCGTGAACAACCGACAAAAGTGATTGAAGATGATGGACTGGAATCCTTCGATCCTACTCAGGATGGTCTTGATTTTTATGAAAGTCTGGAAGGGATGCTTATTGAGCTGCCAGAACCTAAGGTCACTGGCCCTGTTAAATATGATGAACTGCCTGTTTATGTAGAAACAAGCGAGGACCAGGATTTCACTAGAGCCGGAGGGTTGTTGATTTCACCGGAAGACTACAATCCTGAACGAATGCTTGTTGACGTCGATGGATTCGATGTCGATGCGAAGACAGGAGATTATTTCAAACAATCGATTACGGGTGTTGTCAGCTATGACTACAGCAATTTCAAGATTCGTGTCACTGGTGAGCTTCCAGAACTTCAAGATGGAGGAACAGACAGGCAGTCCGCAGAGCTTGAAGGTTTAAAACCGAAAATGACGGTGGCCACTTATAACATGGAAAACTTCCATGCAGGTACAGATCCTGAAAAGGTTCAGCGCATTGCTGAGTCGATGGTTGAAAACTTGAACACTCCAGACGTTGTAGGGCTTGTAGAAGTTCAAGACAACACGGGTCCGACAGATGATGGAACGGTCGAAGCGGACGAAAGCTATCAAACATTGATTGATGCGATTGTAGAAGCTGGTGGTCCGGAATATGAATTCACAGACATTGCACCACTTGATAAAACAGATGGTGGGCAGCCTGGCGGAAACATCCGCGTCGGTTTCATTTATAATCCTGATCGTGTCACGTTGACAG
This window harbors:
- a CDS encoding chitobiase/beta-hexosaminidase C-terminal domain-containing protein yields the protein MTGDQDPNDAFQVSEEWDTYAKDTFDYLGSYDVPEEEEVELQTIAEARAMDTGATVRVEGIATAAFEAGGQTNLYIQDETAGIIVRAPGLNIQVGDRVEAQGENSDYYGMAQILSSSANVEVVESSAGVPDAQEVNSSAFTGSNGEAIEGEFVQVNQVEVIDKNEFGDFTVQDEQGTFVVQPQNEDLLSVGDTFEQVKGVVDYNYGEYKLLPRSQSDLIEKVFAVTANPASGSVVQGTEVTLNTAEPDATIHYTVDGSEPTAESTEYESPILITQDTVVQAVVVRANGETSEVASFEYKALKALDDVEIHDIQGAAHTSPYEGQNVKGVEGVVTKLDGNNGFYVQSLNPDDDIATSEGIYVYKRSSGVETGDVVSVNGKVTEWREDGYSDAADLLTTQMSASEVTVLSSGQSLPDPVVIGVDREQPTKVIEDDGLESFDPTQDGLDFYESLEGMLIELPEPKVTGPVKYDELPVYVETSEDQDFTRAGGLLISPEDYNPERMLVDVDGFDVDAKTGDYFKQSITGVVSYDYSNFKIRVTGELPELQDGGTDRQSAELEGLKPKMTVATYNMENFHAGTDPEKVQRIAESMVENLNTPDVVGLVEVQDNTGPTDDGTVEADESYQTLIDAIVEAGGPEYEFTDIAPLDKTDGGQPGGNIRVGFIYNPDRVTLTDKPSGDATTAVDVNEDGLTMNPGRIDPTNEAFDDSRKSLAAEFEFNGEKVVVVANHFNSKGGDDGLFGANQPVVLGSEVQRLKQAEVINGFVEKVEERMDHANVVVLGDLNDFEFSAPVETLKGDDLTNMMEELPEEERYTYIYQGNSQVLDHILVSNHLAKRTKVETVNINADFSEADGRASDHDPVLAQIHLKKSKQGPPAWAKKTKHHKHH